The following coding sequences are from one Bacteroidales bacterium window:
- a CDS encoding PhoH family protein encodes MIEKNIIIEDVDPVVFYGTNNDNLHFIKTLYPKLHIIARGNVMKVIGEEKDIIQFEKSISLIIKYCSEYNRLDGTIIGAIVNGGTPLEIKQEHLIIHGINGKQIVGRTENQQKLVKCFEKNDLVFALGPAGTGKTYVAIALAVRALKNKEVRKIILSRPAVEAGEKLGFLPGDMKEKIDPYLQPLYDALQDMIPAVKLREMMENNTIQIAPLAFMRGRTLNDAVVILDEAQNTTVPQIKMFLTRLGSNAKMVITGDMSQIDLPSSQTSGLVQAIDILRDIKGIGYVRFDKSDIVRHRLVQAIVEAYEAYDKKQKDKREKKDKKDN; translated from the coding sequence ATGATAGAGAAGAACATAATAATAGAAGATGTTGATCCGGTTGTCTTTTATGGGACAAACAACGACAATTTACACTTCATTAAAACTCTGTACCCCAAACTGCATATCATAGCACGAGGCAATGTTATGAAGGTAATAGGAGAGGAGAAAGATATTATTCAGTTCGAAAAGAGCATATCATTAATAATAAAGTATTGCTCAGAGTATAACCGTTTAGACGGAACAATAATAGGAGCAATAGTAAATGGCGGAACACCACTTGAAATAAAGCAAGAGCATCTTATAATACATGGCATAAACGGAAAGCAGATTGTAGGGCGAACCGAAAACCAACAGAAGCTGGTAAAGTGTTTTGAGAAGAACGATTTAGTCTTTGCGCTTGGCCCTGCAGGAACAGGAAAAACATACGTTGCCATAGCACTTGCTGTTCGTGCATTAAAAAACAAGGAGGTAAGAAAGATAATATTAAGTCGCCCGGCGGTAGAGGCAGGAGAGAAACTCGGATTCCTCCCCGGAGATATGAAGGAGAAAATAGATCCCTATCTACAACCCTTGTATGATGCCCTGCAAGATATGATACCCGCTGTTAAACTCCGCGAGATGATGGAGAATAACACAATTCAAATAGCACCACTTGCCTTTATGCGTGGTAGAACGCTAAACGATGCAGTAGTTATATTAGACGAAGCACAAAACACAACAGTTCCCCAAATAAAGATGTTTCTGACACGTTTGGGAAGTAACGCCAAGATGGTAATAACAGGCGATATGAGTCAGATTGACCTCCCTTCAAGTCAAACATCGGGATTGGTGCAGGCAATAGATATATTGCGAGATATAAAGGGCATAGGATATGTCCGATTTGACAAGAGCGATATTGTGCGACACAGGTTGGTACAAGCAATTGTTGAGGCATACGAGGCATACGACAAAAAGCAAAAAGATAAACGAGAGAAGAAGGATAAAAAAGATAATTAA
- a CDS encoding phosphoribosylaminoimidazolesuccinocarboxamide synthase — protein sequence MEKALVRTDFEFEGQKSVYHGKVRDVYNINDELLIMVATDRISAFDVILPKGIPFKGEVLNKIAAKFLDATSDIVPNWKLATPDPMVTVGLQCEGFRVEMIIRGYLTGSAWREYAAGCREICGVKLPEGMRENEKFPTPIITPTTKADEGHDENISKEEIISQGIVSKEDYELMEKYTYALFERGTQIAKEKGLILVDTKYEFGKRDGKVYLIDEIHTPDSSRYFYAEGYEERFEKGEPQKQLSKEFVRQWLIENGFMGKEGQTVPEMTEEYVNSVSERYIELYEHITGEKFTRTESDDINARIEKNITAYLKERK from the coding sequence ATGGAAAAGGCTTTAGTAAGAACCGATTTTGAGTTCGAAGGACAAAAGAGTGTATATCATGGAAAAGTACGTGATGTTTATAACATTAACGATGAGTTGTTGATAATGGTAGCAACCGACCGTATATCAGCATTCGATGTAATACTACCAAAAGGAATACCCTTTAAAGGAGAAGTTCTAAACAAAATAGCAGCAAAATTCTTGGATGCAACATCAGATATAGTACCCAACTGGAAACTTGCAACACCCGATCCAATGGTAACCGTAGGATTACAATGCGAGGGTTTCAGAGTAGAGATGATTATTCGCGGATACTTAACCGGAAGTGCATGGAGAGAGTATGCAGCAGGATGTCGTGAGATATGCGGAGTAAAACTACCGGAGGGAATGAGAGAGAACGAAAAATTCCCCACACCAATTATCACTCCAACCACTAAAGCAGATGAAGGACACGATGAAAATATCTCAAAAGAGGAGATAATCTCGCAAGGCATAGTAAGCAAAGAGGACTATGAGTTGATGGAGAAATACACCTATGCACTATTTGAGAGAGGAACACAAATAGCAAAAGAGAAAGGCTTAATACTTGTAGATACAAAATATGAGTTTGGTAAACGCGATGGTAAAGTATATCTGATAGATGAGATTCACACACCCGACTCATCACGTTACTTCTATGCCGAAGGATACGAAGAGCGTTTTGAAAAAGGCGAGCCACAAAAACAACTATCAAAAGAGTTTGTACGTCAATGGCTGATTGAGAATGGATTTATGGGCAAAGAGGGACAAACAGTACCCGAGATGACCGAAGAGTACGTAAATAGCGTTTCAGAGCGTTACATTGAACTTTATGAGCATATAACAGGCGAGAAGTTCACTCGCACCGAGAGTGATGATATAAACGCTCGTATCGAGAAGAATATCACAGCTTACCTAAAAGAGCGTAAATAA
- the ubiE gene encoding bifunctional demethylmenaquinone methyltransferase/2-methoxy-6-polyprenyl-1,4-benzoquinol methylase UbiE → MSQKRVEKLTPYNSGEKKGMQIAKMFNAIASRYDIMNRLISLGQDKRWRRKAISILKPQSPATILDIATGTGDMAIKIHSMLSPCKVTGCDISEGMLEVARKKVLDLGLASEIEFSLGDCISLPFEDNSFDAVTISFGIRNVEDIERGISEINRVLKPSGTLVILELSVPENKFYKFFYKIYTKLFIPTLGKIITGERSAYDYLRKSVAVVPQGKAMTDIMSGVGMTNCRYTYMTFGACAIYSAMKQ, encoded by the coding sequence ATGTCGCAAAAGAGAGTAGAGAAGTTAACACCATACAATAGTGGCGAAAAGAAAGGGATGCAGATAGCAAAGATGTTTAATGCCATTGCATCGCGATATGACATTATGAACCGACTAATATCTCTCGGACAAGACAAACGTTGGCGACGTAAGGCGATATCAATCCTAAAACCGCAATCCCCTGCAACTATCCTCGATATAGCAACAGGAACAGGCGATATGGCAATAAAGATACACTCAATGCTATCGCCATGCAAGGTAACAGGATGCGACATATCAGAGGGAATGTTAGAGGTTGCCCGAAAAAAGGTTCTTGATTTAGGCTTAGCAAGTGAGATAGAGTTCTCGCTCGGCGACTGTATCTCGCTCCCCTTTGAAGACAACAGTTTCGATGCCGTAACAATCTCCTTTGGAATACGCAATGTAGAGGATATAGAGCGAGGAATATCGGAGATAAACCGAGTATTAAAACCCTCAGGGACATTAGTTATATTAGAACTTTCAGTCCCCGAAAACAAATTCTACAAGTTCTTTTATAAGATATATACAAAACTCTTTATACCTACATTAGGCAAGATAATAACAGGCGAGCGAAGTGCATACGACTACCTGCGTAAATCAGTAGCGGTAGTACCACAAGGCAAAGCAATGACCGATATTATGAGTGGAGTAGGTATGACAAATTGCCGTTACACCTATATGACCTTTGGAGCCTGTGCCATCTATTCGGCAATGAAGCAGTAG
- a CDS encoding flavin reductase family protein has product MKEISVDNLNENIINLIGKDWTLITAGNIDKYNTMTASWGCMGFLWGKPVVTIFIRPQRYTFEFIEESEVFTLSFFNEGYRKALTLCGTKSGRDTDKAKEAGITPYAPAEGCVAFEEARLVFKCRKLYKSLLTEECFIDKSILPKWYKDGDLHYMYVAEIENIWEE; this is encoded by the coding sequence ATGAAAGAGATTTCGGTTGATAACCTTAACGAGAATATTATCAATCTTATTGGTAAAGACTGGACCTTAATTACTGCCGGTAATATTGACAAATACAACACTATGACTGCAAGCTGGGGTTGTATGGGTTTCTTGTGGGGTAAGCCCGTTGTTACAATTTTTATAAGACCTCAACGCTATACTTTTGAGTTTATTGAGGAGAGTGAAGTATTTACTCTTTCGTTCTTTAACGAGGGGTACCGAAAGGCTCTCACGTTGTGCGGTACTAAATCGGGCAGAGATACCGACAAAGCAAAGGAGGCCGGTATTACTCCATACGCTCCTGCTGAGGGATGCGTTGCTTTTGAGGAGGCTCGTCTGGTTTTTAAATGCCGTAAGTTATATAAATCTCTACTAACCGAGGAGTGTTTTATTGATAAATCAATTCTCCCCAAATGGTATAAAGATGGCGACCTCCACTATATGTACGTTGCCGAGATTGAAAATATTTGGGAGGAGTAA
- a CDS encoding phosphoenolpyruvate synthase: MDAIGENNKGQSISAFYMKDTSFANLMQKRVFNVLLIASRYDAFILEEDGRIEEHIFMEYMSLNLTSPPRVTEAYTFEQAEKELQEKNYDLIIVMPAMQDANVFKKIKRLKKSHQNIPLVLLTPFSHEVSRRLAKEDLSAVDYTFSWLGNADLLLAIVKLMEDNMNLEEDVASVGVQVIIVVEDSIRFYSSILPILYKVVLKQSQIFSTEALNRHEQMLRMRGRPKIVLARTYEEAVEIYDKYSSNVLGVVTDVSFTRNGEKDSKAGLKFCEYLRCHNEDLPIIIDSSDIENSEAAAKYNAAFLYKNSKTLPVDLKYAVLRNFGYGDFEFIRPITGEVVATVKDLKDLQDQIFDIPDESVLYHASRNHISSWLYSRAMFPLAELLRQKTVRSCDNADEIKNIIFEAIVEYRKMKNSGVVAIFERTRFDKYSNFARIGQGSLGGKGRGLAFVDAIIKRHPELANCDGVRVAVPKTVVLSTDIFDEFMEENFLYSVALSDIPDEEILEHFLKAKLPEHLDNDFLALFDVIENPIAVRSSSLLEDSHYQPFAGIYSTYMIPYNEDKMVMLNMLKDAIKGVYASVYYSDSKAYMEATSNIIDQEKMAIILQEVVGTMYDKRFYPSFSGVGRSLNYYPINDEKPEDGVVDVAVGLGKYIVDGGRSLRFSPKHPNSILQTSTMEMALSDTQTRFYALDMEKRDKSFSIDDGFNIQKLSIADADSDKALYGMVSTYDYMDQVIRDGYYDEGRKVVTFANILKHDMFPLAKILSMMLTYGKDEMGRPVEIEFAGNLKGGENNNGEVYWLQIRPIVDMKEMREDEIDNVRDEDILIKSTSALGHGVDEGVRHVVYVKDNVFGYFANSYIAREIEKINKKFLEEKMNYVLVGPGRWGSSDTALGIPIKWPHISAAKAIVETAIKDFWIEPSQGTHFFQNLTSFGVGYFTIDPSSCECKYDKRFLDSLPAQHESEYIRVVELSAPLVIKINGKKNVGIIIKPHTEE; encoded by the coding sequence ATGGATGCGATAGGTGAAAACAATAAAGGACAGAGTATCAGTGCGTTCTATATGAAGGATACTTCGTTTGCAAATCTTATGCAAAAACGTGTTTTCAATGTTTTGCTGATTGCAAGCAGATATGATGCCTTTATATTGGAAGAGGATGGACGTATTGAGGAGCATATATTTATGGAATATATGTCTCTTAACTTGACTTCTCCTCCTCGCGTTACAGAGGCTTATACCTTTGAGCAGGCAGAGAAAGAGTTGCAGGAAAAGAACTACGATCTTATTATTGTTATGCCTGCTATGCAGGATGCCAACGTATTCAAAAAGATTAAACGCTTAAAAAAGAGCCACCAGAATATTCCGTTAGTTCTTTTAACTCCATTCTCTCACGAGGTTTCCCGCAGATTGGCAAAAGAGGATTTGAGTGCTGTTGATTACACTTTCAGTTGGCTTGGTAATGCCGACCTTCTTCTTGCTATTGTTAAGTTGATGGAGGACAATATGAATCTTGAAGAGGATGTTGCTTCGGTTGGCGTACAGGTTATTATTGTTGTTGAAGACTCTATACGTTTCTACTCTTCAATTCTACCTATCCTCTACAAAGTGGTCCTTAAACAGTCTCAGATATTCTCGACCGAGGCTCTTAACCGACACGAACAGATGCTACGTATGCGAGGCAGACCAAAGATTGTTTTGGCTCGTACATACGAAGAGGCTGTTGAGATATACGACAAATACAGTAGCAATGTTCTGGGCGTTGTTACAGATGTTTCGTTTACCCGTAATGGAGAAAAGGATAGTAAAGCAGGTTTGAAGTTTTGCGAGTACCTGAGATGCCATAATGAAGATCTGCCTATTATTATTGACTCATCAGATATTGAGAATAGCGAAGCAGCAGCAAAATATAATGCTGCGTTCCTATACAAAAACTCTAAAACCTTACCTGTTGACTTAAAATATGCCGTTTTAAGGAACTTTGGATATGGTGACTTTGAGTTTATTCGCCCCATTACCGGCGAGGTGGTTGCTACGGTTAAAGACCTTAAGGATTTACAGGACCAGATTTTTGATATTCCTGATGAGTCGGTACTTTATCACGCAAGCCGTAACCATATTTCAAGTTGGTTATACTCTCGTGCTATGTTCCCTCTTGCCGAACTCTTGCGACAAAAGACTGTACGTTCGTGCGATAATGCCGACGAGATTAAGAATATTATCTTTGAGGCTATTGTTGAATATCGTAAAATGAAGAATAGCGGTGTTGTTGCTATCTTTGAACGTACTCGCTTTGATAAATACTCAAACTTTGCTCGTATTGGACAAGGCTCTTTGGGCGGTAAAGGCAGAGGTTTGGCTTTTGTTGATGCTATTATAAAACGCCACCCCGAACTTGCTAATTGCGACGGCGTCAGGGTTGCTGTTCCAAAGACTGTTGTTTTGAGTACAGACATATTCGATGAGTTTATGGAGGAGAACTTCCTATACTCGGTTGCTCTGAGTGATATTCCTGATGAGGAGATATTGGAACACTTCTTAAAGGCTAAACTCCCCGAACACCTTGATAATGACTTTTTAGCTCTATTTGATGTTATTGAAAATCCTATTGCTGTTCGATCTTCGAGCCTTTTGGAGGACTCTCATTACCAACCCTTTGCCGGTATCTATTCTACTTATATGATTCCATATAATGAGGATAAAATGGTAATGCTGAATATGCTAAAAGATGCTATTAAGGGTGTGTATGCTTCGGTATATTACTCCGATAGTAAAGCTTATATGGAGGCTACTTCAAATATTATTGACCAAGAGAAGATGGCTATTATTCTTCAAGAGGTGGTGGGCACAATGTATGATAAGCGTTTCTATCCTTCGTTCTCGGGTGTTGGTCGTTCGCTTAACTACTACCCCATTAACGACGAGAAACCTGAAGATGGCGTTGTTGATGTTGCTGTGGGGTTGGGTAAATATATTGTTGATGGTGGCAGAAGTTTACGCTTCTCGCCTAAGCATCCTAACTCTATTTTACAAACCAGTACAATGGAGATGGCCTTGAGTGATACTCAAACTCGTTTCTACGCTCTTGATATGGAGAAGAGAGATAAATCGTTCTCTATTGATGATGGGTTTAATATTCAGAAACTATCTATTGCCGATGCCGATAGCGATAAGGCTCTATATGGTATGGTATCGACATACGATTATATGGACCAAGTTATTCGTGATGGATATTACGATGAAGGTCGAAAGGTTGTTACCTTTGCCAACATTCTAAAACACGATATGTTCCCCCTCGCTAAAATCTTAAGCATGATGCTTACCTATGGCAAGGATGAGATGGGACGCCCTGTTGAGATTGAGTTTGCCGGTAATCTAAAGGGTGGAGAGAACAATAATGGCGAGGTTTATTGGTTGCAAATACGCCCCATTGTTGATATGAAGGAGATGCGTGAGGATGAGATTGATAATGTCAGGGATGAGGATATTCTGATAAAGAGTACCTCGGCATTAGGCCATGGCGTTGATGAGGGGGTAAGACATGTTGTTTATGTTAAAGACAACGTGTTTGGGTATTTTGCTAACTCTTATATTGCTCGCGAGATTGAGAAGATTAATAAAAAATTCCTTGAGGAGAAGATGAACTATGTTTTAGTTGGACCCGGCAGATGGGGCTCAAGTGATACGGCTCTTGGTATTCCCATTAAGTGGCCTCATATTTCGGCTGCAAAGGCTATTGTTGAGACTGCTATTAAAGATTTTTGGATTGAGCCAAGTCAGGGAACTCACTTCTTCCAGAACCTTACTTCGTTTGGAGTTGGATACTTTACAATAGATCCATCGAGTTGCGAGTGTAAATATGACAAAAGGTTCTTGGATTCTCTTCCCGCTCAACACGAGAGTGAATATATTAGAGTGGTTGAACTATCGGCTCCTCTTGTTATTAAGATAAACGGAAAGAAAAATGTTGGTATTATTATAAAACCACATACAGAAGAGTAA
- a CDS encoding 2-oxoacid:ferredoxin oxidoreductase subunit beta, which yields MEYTAKDFKSDQYVRWCPGCGDHAVVNTLQKAMAEVGIPPHKIAVISGIGCSSRLPYYMGTYGFHTIHGRSGAIATGVKTANPDLTVWQITGDGDCLAIGGNHFIHEIRRNVNLNIILLNNKIYGLTKGQYSPTSNRGAVTKSSPYGTVEDPFIPAELTFGARGNFFARTIDVDLVTAKEVMVAAAKHKGASVVEVLQNCVIFNDQIHKHVADKEFRAERTIHLKHGEKMLFGKNMDKGLVLDGLNLKVVTIGENGVTLDDILVHDETTQDNFLHLRLAMMDGHELPLAVGVIRSAEAPCYDEEVKRQMEEIRDKKPGKTLRNLLLSEETWEVK from the coding sequence ATGGAATATACAGCAAAAGATTTTAAGAGCGACCAATATGTGCGTTGGTGTCCCGGTTGTGGCGACCACGCTGTGGTAAATACTCTACAAAAGGCAATGGCAGAGGTGGGTATTCCTCCTCACAAAATTGCAGTAATATCGGGAATTGGTTGTTCTTCACGCCTTCCCTACTATATGGGCACTTATGGCTTTCATACTATTCACGGACGCTCCGGTGCTATTGCTACTGGTGTTAAGACTGCAAATCCCGATTTGACAGTTTGGCAAATTACCGGTGATGGTGACTGTCTTGCTATTGGTGGTAACCACTTTATTCACGAAATTCGCCGTAATGTTAACCTTAATATTATTCTTTTGAATAACAAGATATATGGTTTGACTAAGGGACAATACTCTCCTACAAGTAACAGAGGTGCGGTAACTAAATCTTCGCCCTACGGAACTGTTGAAGATCCTTTTATCCCTGCTGAACTTACTTTTGGTGCAAGAGGAAACTTCTTTGCTCGTACTATTGATGTTGATCTTGTTACCGCAAAAGAGGTTATGGTTGCAGCAGCTAAACATAAGGGTGCTTCGGTTGTTGAAGTTTTACAAAACTGTGTGATTTTTAATGACCAAATTCACAAACATGTTGCCGACAAAGAGTTTAGAGCTGAACGCACTATTCACCTTAAACATGGTGAGAAGATGTTGTTTGGTAAGAATATGGATAAAGGTTTGGTTCTTGATGGTCTTAACTTAAAGGTTGTGACAATTGGTGAGAATGGTGTTACTTTAGATGACATTTTAGTTCACGATGAGACTACTCAAGACAACTTCTTGCATCTTCGACTTGCAATGATGGATGGTCACGAACTTCCTCTTGCAGTGGGTGTTATCCGCTCGGCAGAGGCTCCTTGCTATGACGAAGAGGTTAAACGTCAAATGGAGGAGATTAGAGATAAGAAACCCGGTAAAACTCTACGCAACCTTCTTCTTAGCGAAGAGACTTGGGAGGTTAAATAG
- a CDS encoding 2-oxoacid:acceptor oxidoreductase subunit alpha, translating to MSETRVKNVEKVVVRFSGDSGDGMQLAGNILSNISAAIGNEISTFPDYPAEIRAPQGTLGGVSGFQVHIGNGVHTPGDKADVLVAMNPAALKTNFKFLKSDGIVIYDTDSFAKSDLDKAAFTTDDPFAEIGAAATVQIVPVALSSMVAASLADSGMDNKSIMRCKNMFALGLICWLFDRPIEQASKLLTNKFGKKPTILEANLKVLTAGYDYGNNIHASVSTYRIESKSQKPGIYTDINGNRATALGLIMASEKSGLPLFLGSYPITPATDILHELAKRKDLGVKVVQAEDEIAGVCTAIGASFAGNLAATSTSGPGLALKSEAIGLAVMAEIPLVVIDVQRGGPSTGLPTKTEQTDLLQALYGRNGESPAVVLAASTPTDCFDMAFNAAKIAVEHMTPVILLTDAFIANGSAAWRIPEDNDFPEIKPNYVKPEMLEEGWKPYKRDAESFVRYWAIPGMEGFMHRLGGLEKDASTSAISTDPANHQKMVDIRKNKIEYIANCIEPLKVEGDESADTLVIGWGGTYGHLVTAVEELNAMGKKTALAHFRYINPLPANTEEVIKRYKNVVVCELNNGQFATHLVSKIEGLQVKKFNKVQGQPFMVEELVDFLKNL from the coding sequence ATGTCAGAAACAAGAGTAAAAAATGTAGAGAAGGTGGTTGTCCGTTTCTCGGGAGACTCGGGAGATGGTATGCAACTTGCAGGAAACATCCTCTCTAATATTTCTGCCGCAATTGGTAACGAAATATCTACATTCCCCGACTATCCTGCCGAAATTAGAGCACCTCAAGGAACTCTTGGTGGTGTATCTGGTTTTCAAGTACACATTGGTAACGGTGTTCACACACCCGGTGATAAAGCTGATGTTTTAGTGGCTATGAACCCTGCCGCTCTTAAAACTAACTTTAAGTTTTTAAAGAGCGATGGTATTGTTATTTATGACACTGATTCTTTCGCTAAAAGCGATTTAGATAAGGCTGCTTTTACTACCGATGATCCTTTCGCTGAGATTGGTGCAGCGGCAACTGTACAGATTGTTCCTGTTGCTCTATCTTCGATGGTTGCTGCCTCTCTTGCCGATAGTGGTATGGATAATAAATCTATTATGAGATGCAAAAATATGTTTGCTCTCGGTTTGATTTGCTGGTTATTTGACCGTCCTATTGAGCAAGCTTCAAAACTTCTTACAAATAAATTTGGCAAGAAACCTACCATTCTTGAGGCTAACCTAAAGGTTTTGACCGCTGGTTATGATTATGGTAATAATATACATGCTTCGGTATCGACATACCGCATTGAGAGCAAATCTCAAAAACCTGGTATCTATACCGACATTAATGGTAATCGTGCTACTGCTCTTGGCTTAATCATGGCTTCGGAGAAATCGGGACTTCCCCTATTCTTGGGTAGTTATCCTATTACTCCTGCTACCGATATTTTGCACGAACTTGCTAAACGTAAAGATTTGGGTGTTAAGGTTGTTCAGGCAGAGGATGAGATTGCCGGTGTTTGTACTGCAATAGGTGCTTCGTTTGCCGGTAATTTGGCTGCTACTTCTACTTCGGGTCCCGGTTTGGCTTTGAAGAGCGAGGCTATTGGTTTGGCTGTTATGGCAGAAATCCCATTGGTGGTTATTGATGTTCAACGTGGTGGTCCTTCAACAGGACTACCTACCAAAACTGAGCAGACAGACTTGCTTCAGGCTCTTTATGGTCGTAACGGAGAGTCTCCTGCGGTAGTTCTTGCAGCATCTACACCAACAGATTGCTTTGATATGGCTTTCAACGCTGCCAAGATTGCAGTGGAGCATATGACTCCAGTTATTCTATTAACAGATGCCTTTATTGCAAACGGTTCGGCTGCATGGCGTATTCCTGAGGATAACGACTTCCCCGAAATCAAACCTAACTATGTTAAACCTGAAATGTTAGAGGAGGGTTGGAAACCTTATAAACGTGACGCAGAATCTTTTGTTCGCTACTGGGCTATACCCGGTATGGAGGGATTTATGCACCGTTTAGGCGGTTTGGAGAAAGATGCCAGCACAAGTGCTATTTCAACTGACCCTGCTAATCACCAAAAGATGGTTGATATTCGTAAAAACAAGATAGAGTATATTGCTAATTGCATTGAGCCTCTTAAAGTTGAGGGCGATGAGAGTGCCGATACTTTGGTTATTGGTTGGGGTGGTACTTACGGACACCTTGTTACCGCAGTTGAGGAGTTGAACGCTATGGGTAAAAAAACGGCTCTTGCTCACTTCCGCTACATTAACCCTCTTCCTGCTAATACTGAAGAGGTTATCAAGAGATACAAAAACGTGGTGGTATGCGAGTTGAATAATGGACAATTTGCTACTCACCTTGTTTCAAAAATAGAGGGATTACAAGTTAAGAAATTTAATAAAGTACAAGGTCAGCCTTTTATGGTTGAAGAACTTGTTGATTTTCTTAAAAACTTATAG
- a CDS encoding shikimate kinase has product MMVIYLIGYMCSGKTTLGSLLKEMAGVKFTDLDQYIEEKEGLSVNEIFAQKGESAFREMERNTLREVTENIGGVIATGGGTPCFFDNMEYMKTNGKVIYLNCSRGELLERLKIYKSTRPLLKYKNEDQLKEFIENSLPKREPFYNKANIIIDADPLSTKEGALNTAKRVLEMI; this is encoded by the coding sequence GTGATGGTAATATACTTAATTGGATATATGTGTTCGGGGAAAACAACTCTTGGCTCTCTGCTTAAAGAGATGGCAGGAGTGAAGTTTACCGACCTTGACCAATATATTGAAGAGAAAGAGGGATTATCGGTAAACGAGATTTTTGCTCAAAAGGGAGAATCTGCGTTTAGAGAGATGGAACGCAACACCCTACGTGAAGTTACCGAGAATATTGGTGGTGTTATTGCTACTGGTGGCGGTACTCCTTGCTTTTTTGACAATATGGAGTATATGAAAACCAATGGCAAGGTTATATATTTGAATTGCAGTAGAGGCGAGTTATTGGAACGATTGAAGATATATAAATCCACCAGACCTCTATTGAAGTATAAAAATGAAGACCAACTAAAAGAGTTTATAGAAAACTCTTTGCCAAAACGTGAACCTTTCTACAATAAAGCCAATATAATTATTGATGCTGATCCCCTCTCAACCAAAGAGGGAGCATTAAATACTGCCAAGAGGGTGCTTGAAATGATTTAA
- a CDS encoding exosortase/archaeosortase family protein has product MKGFKPYQRILGFLKKRCPDKVWKSLGSERTNGFIGLILFFLIFGFVRIIWWGGSDNFAFYTGWDGEYDPEPIMEFVDFSDYNQWISLRTADGVEFFNRYVYMQNIERDRESVIIRSDEGKYLGGVRIFPTCAGNREMMIILLLMLLIPGPTKPKIWYIPTALILFFIINCFRLSIVNLTTMCENKEIFVAAHDYSGMAMSVFVFFIWLFWEKRYAEKYRIECWKRVDKLEKQA; this is encoded by the coding sequence ATGAAAGGGTTTAAACCATATCAACGCATACTCGGCTTTCTCAAAAAAAGATGCCCCGATAAGGTTTGGAAGAGTTTGGGAAGTGAAAGAACTAATGGTTTTATAGGTCTTATCCTATTCTTCTTAATCTTTGGTTTTGTCAGGATTATTTGGTGGGGAGGTAGCGACAATTTTGCATTCTATACTGGCTGGGACGGAGAGTATGATCCTGAGCCTATTATGGAGTTTGTTGATTTCTCGGATTACAACCAATGGATATCTCTTAGAACTGCTGACGGTGTAGAGTTCTTTAATAGATATGTTTATATGCAAAACATTGAGAGAGATAGAGAGTCTGTTATTATCCGTAGCGATGAGGGTAAATATTTAGGCGGTGTAAGAATTTTTCCCACCTGTGCTGGTAATAGAGAGATGATGATTATTCTCTTATTGATGCTTCTTATACCTGGTCCTACTAAACCTAAGATATGGTATATACCCACTGCTCTTATCCTTTTCTTTATTATAAACTGCTTTAGATTGTCAATTGTTAACTTGACTACTATGTGCGAAAATAAAGAGATATTTGTTGCCGCTCACGACTACTCCGGTATGGCAATGAGTGTATTTGTATTTTTTATCTGGCTATTCTGGGAAAAGAGATATGCTGAGAAATACAGAATTGAGTGCTGGAAAAGGGTTGATAAACTTGAAAAGCAGGCATAA